One window of Phycisphaeraceae bacterium genomic DNA carries:
- a CDS encoding ABC transporter substrate-binding protein gives MMRRREFIADSLRSSTILTGIGTVCSALCACTRSPNSAPKVPGIGPPRLAALSPALAITLRDLGLTESIVARHAWDMALDISLPIAGDQSSLDYEALITTRPTHVLLEWGERPVPDRLLRLATTHDWKVRSWSLLSYTQVRSSLAEIAGFIASDMPTAQSLALSSRAEELASRLDLACGRREASARAGRVLLLHSVLPPAALGPGSFHHEILERLGGIPALTTGNPYVQLHMEDLLDIAPDAIVLIQPRDPRETASEPAPSTWIEIEQRLGAISRLSIPAVRERRVAIISDPFSLTPSTAMIGFAEEFASILARWA, from the coding sequence ATGATGCGCCGGCGAGAATTCATCGCTGATTCGCTGCGGAGCTCGACGATCCTCACCGGAATCGGCACGGTATGCTCCGCGCTCTGCGCCTGCACGCGTTCCCCCAACAGTGCGCCAAAGGTCCCCGGAATCGGCCCGCCGCGGCTCGCCGCCCTCAGCCCCGCGCTCGCGATCACCCTCCGCGATCTCGGCCTCACCGAGAGCATCGTTGCACGCCACGCCTGGGACATGGCCCTTGATATTTCGCTTCCGATCGCGGGCGATCAGTCCTCGCTGGACTACGAGGCGTTGATCACGACACGCCCGACACACGTGCTGCTTGAATGGGGCGAGCGGCCCGTGCCCGATCGCCTGCTGCGTCTCGCCACAACGCACGACTGGAAAGTCCGGAGCTGGTCGCTCCTCTCATACACACAGGTGCGCAGCAGTCTGGCGGAGATCGCGGGCTTCATCGCCTCGGACATGCCCACAGCTCAATCACTCGCTCTCAGCAGCCGCGCCGAGGAACTGGCATCCAGACTCGATCTGGCGTGCGGGCGACGCGAGGCGTCCGCACGCGCGGGCCGGGTGCTGCTCCTTCACTCGGTCCTGCCGCCCGCGGCCCTCGGACCCGGCTCGTTCCACCATGAGATCCTTGAGCGACTGGGAGGCATCCCCGCGCTCACAACCGGCAACCCGTACGTCCAGTTGCACATGGAGGACCTGCTCGACATCGCGCCCGACGCGATCGTGCTGATCCAGCCCAGAGACCCCCGTGAGACGGCTTCGGAGCCCGCGCCGAGCACCTGGATCGAGATCGAGCAGCGTCTGGGTGCGATCTCGCGTCTCTCGATCCCCGCCGTTCGCGAGCGGCGCGTCGCGATCATCTCGGATCCCTTCTCACTCACGCCGAGCACGGCGATGATCGGCTTTGCCGAAGAGTTCGCATCGATCCTCGCGCGATGGGCCTGA
- the atpA gene encoding F0F1 ATP synthase subunit alpha, giving the protein MKIKTDEIASVIKHEIEQYSANLEVSEVGRVVEIGDGIARIYGLSNAMAGELLEFQTSEGAVMGQVFNLELDTVGAVIYGDYLSVKEGDLVKATGRLLEVPVGEALLGRVVDPLGRPVDDGPAIRTDTYRKVDIIAPGIAERQPVTEPVQTGIKAIDAMIPIGKGQRELIIGDRKTGKTAVAIDTIINQKQYWGTPDAVVCIYVAVGQKESTVAGVVETLRKAGAMDYTIVVVAGASDPAPMQYVAPYSGTAMAEYFMWQGKSGKTPKHALCIYDDLSKQAVAYRQLSLLLKRPPGREAYPGDVFYLHSRLLERATKLSDENGGGSITSLPVIETQEGDVSAYIPTNVISITDGQIYLEPELFFSGVRPAINVGISVSRVGGNAQIKAMKKIAGSLRLDLASARELEAFAQLGTELDKATQRQLDRGRRMVELLKQGQYTPFNVVDQVISIYAGTKGFLDDIPVPQVREFERAMLDHFQAAGKPIWNDLDAKKALDADLEKRLTDAIANFKAGWKPKA; this is encoded by the coding sequence GTGAAGATCAAGACCGACGAGATCGCCAGCGTCATCAAACACGAGATCGAGCAGTATTCCGCGAACCTTGAGGTTTCGGAAGTCGGGCGGGTGGTTGAGATCGGCGACGGCATCGCGCGGATCTACGGGCTCTCGAACGCGATGGCGGGCGAGCTGCTCGAGTTCCAGACCAGCGAGGGCGCGGTCATGGGCCAGGTCTTCAACCTGGAACTCGACACGGTCGGCGCGGTCATCTACGGCGACTACCTCTCCGTGAAGGAGGGCGACCTCGTGAAGGCGACCGGTCGCCTGCTCGAGGTGCCCGTCGGCGAGGCGCTGCTCGGACGCGTGGTCGATCCGCTGGGTCGGCCCGTGGATGACGGCCCCGCGATCCGGACTGACACGTACCGCAAGGTCGACATCATCGCTCCGGGCATCGCCGAGCGTCAGCCCGTGACCGAGCCGGTGCAGACGGGCATCAAGGCGATCGACGCCATGATCCCGATCGGCAAGGGACAGCGCGAGCTGATCATCGGCGACCGCAAGACGGGCAAGACGGCCGTCGCCATCGACACGATCATCAACCAGAAGCAGTACTGGGGCACGCCGGATGCGGTCGTCTGCATCTACGTCGCCGTCGGTCAGAAGGAATCCACGGTTGCGGGCGTCGTCGAGACACTCCGCAAGGCCGGCGCGATGGACTACACGATCGTGGTGGTTGCCGGCGCGTCCGACCCGGCCCCCATGCAGTATGTCGCGCCCTACTCGGGCACCGCGATGGCCGAGTACTTCATGTGGCAGGGCAAGAGCGGCAAGACGCCCAAGCACGCCCTCTGCATCTATGACGACCTTTCCAAGCAGGCGGTCGCGTATCGCCAGTTGTCGCTGCTCCTCAAGCGTCCCCCGGGCCGCGAGGCGTACCCCGGCGACGTCTTCTATCTGCACTCTCGTCTGCTCGAGCGTGCAACCAAGCTCTCCGACGAGAACGGCGGCGGCAGCATCACGTCCCTCCCCGTGATCGAGACGCAGGAGGGCGACGTCTCGGCGTACATCCCGACCAACGTGATCTCGATCACCGACGGACAGATCTACCTCGAACCCGAGCTCTTCTTCTCCGGCGTTCGTCCGGCGATCAACGTCGGTATCTCGGTCTCCCGAGTCGGCGGCAACGCCCAGATCAAGGCGATGAAGAAGATCGCCGGCTCGCTCCGTCTCGACCTTGCATCCGCACGCGAGCTTGAGGCCTTCGCCCAGCTCGGCACCGAGCTCGACAAGGCGACGCAGCGTCAGCTCGATCGAGGCCGGCGCATGGTTGAGTTGCTCAAGCAGGGCCAGTACACGCCGTTCAACGTCGTGGACCAGGTGATCTCGATCTACGCGGGCACCAAGGGCTTCCTCGACGACATCCCCGTGCCCCAGGTTCGCGAGTTCGAGCGTGCGATGCTCGACCACTTCCAGGCGGCGGGCAAGCCGATCTGGAACGATCTCGACGCCAAGAAGGCGCTGGACGCCGACCTTGAGAAGCGTCTCACCGACGCCATCGCCAACTTCAAGGCGGGTTGGAAGCCCAAGGCCTGA